A genome region from Corynebacterium uberis includes the following:
- a CDS encoding ABC transporter ATP-binding protein — translation MPEVELRHVACAPALADVSVELAPGVCALVGRNAAGKSTLLRIIAGLRRPDSGTVRVRGAIGCVLDGVGAHPSHSVTRHLRWVGALGGVDKRRVAEVLEWSGLADVAHAQVRTLSTGLRARLDVAAAALTDPPILLLDEPLNGMDVAAVWWMREVLATWREEGKIVIMATHALAEVERTCDRALLVDAGRIRDVDCAAVESALREVWNRDER, via the coding sequence ATGCCTGAGGTTGAGCTGCGCCACGTCGCGTGTGCCCCGGCGCTCGCTGATGTGTCCGTGGAGCTTGCGCCCGGGGTGTGCGCGCTGGTGGGCCGCAACGCCGCCGGGAAGTCCACCCTGCTGCGCATCATCGCGGGGCTGCGCCGCCCCGATTCCGGTACGGTGCGGGTGCGCGGGGCGATCGGCTGCGTGCTCGATGGCGTGGGGGCCCACCCGAGCCACAGTGTGACCCGGCACTTGCGCTGGGTGGGTGCGCTGGGGGGCGTCGATAAGCGGCGCGTCGCCGAGGTGCTGGAGTGGTCCGGGCTTGCCGACGTCGCGCACGCGCAGGTCCGCACGCTCTCAACGGGACTGCGCGCCCGCCTTGATGTGGCGGCGGCGGCGCTGACGGACCCGCCGATCCTGCTGCTCGACGAGCCGCTCAACGGCATGGACGTGGCCGCCGTGTGGTGGATGCGCGAGGTGCTTGCCACCTGGCGGGAGGAAGGAAAAATCGTGATCATGGCCACCCATGCCCTGGCAGAGGTGGAGCGCACCTGCGATCGGGCGCTGCTGGTGGATGCCGGGCGGATCCGGGACGTGGACTGCGCTGCCGTGGAGTCGGCGCTGCGGGAGGTGTGGAACCGCGATGAACGTTGA
- a CDS encoding class I SAM-dependent methyltransferase, translating into MPHSHLPMADRKTEDVPGHWLLARLGKRVLRPGGLELTTWLLDHAQLTGKKVVEFAPGLGRTAALIVDKKPASYVGVDEDPQAAAATAKVVSGTGRTVNATAQDTGLDAASAEVIIGEAMLTMQGDKGKDAIVEEARRVLAPGGRYAVHELALTPDDVPDDQKLELRRALARAIKVNARPLTVAEWRDLFDRHGFEVEAVQTAPMALLEPKRNLADEGVLGVARILFNVARDKKARARVLEMRRVFNSNKDNLAGVALVAVKR; encoded by the coding sequence ATGCCACATTCTCATCTACCCATGGCGGACCGTAAGACCGAGGATGTGCCCGGCCACTGGCTGCTCGCACGGCTGGGCAAGCGCGTCCTGCGCCCCGGCGGCCTGGAACTGACCACCTGGCTGCTCGACCACGCCCAGCTCACCGGGAAGAAAGTGGTGGAGTTCGCCCCCGGTCTCGGCCGCACCGCGGCGCTGATCGTGGACAAGAAGCCCGCCAGCTATGTCGGCGTGGACGAGGACCCGCAGGCCGCCGCAGCCACCGCGAAGGTGGTCAGCGGCACCGGACGCACCGTCAACGCCACCGCCCAAGACACCGGGCTTGACGCCGCCTCTGCCGAGGTCATCATCGGGGAAGCCATGCTGACCATGCAGGGGGACAAGGGCAAGGACGCCATCGTCGAGGAAGCCCGCCGCGTGCTCGCCCCCGGCGGGCGCTACGCCGTCCACGAGCTGGCGCTGACCCCCGACGATGTTCCCGATGACCAGAAGCTGGAACTGCGCCGCGCCCTCGCGCGCGCCATCAAGGTCAACGCGCGGCCCCTGACCGTGGCCGAGTGGCGCGACCTCTTTGATCGCCACGGCTTCGAGGTCGAAGCCGTGCAGACCGCCCCCATGGCGCTGCTCGAGCCCAAGCGCAACCTCGCCGACGAAGGCGTGCTCGGCGTGGCGCGCATCCTCTTCAACGTCGCCCGGGACAAGAAGGCGCGCGCCCGCGTGCTGGAGATGCGCCGGGTGTTTAACTCCAACAAGGACAACCTGGCGGGAGTTGCCCTGGTGGCGGTGAAGCGGTGA
- a CDS encoding DUF2334 domain-containing protein — protein MTGRLLVSISSLFDATRPAVATVCSQLADRGVPVSLLVAPHIDGNWHLAKDPATLAFIQDHADGMILNGFDQAVQGRRAEFATLPAHEARLRLAGAVRQMHRLGLDTDMFAPPRWRLSEGTLQVVPQFGFWVVGSTKGVWYRDPAGRWALERGRNLSVGEGFGAPGWWRRNLITAARRGASRGNTVRLSASGRNLCEPEVARDFVAAVDAAVRAGAHPARYADFGLPH, from the coding sequence ATGACCGGGCGTTTACTTGTCTCTATCTCTTCGCTTTTCGACGCCACCCGCCCCGCCGTCGCCACCGTCTGCTCGCAGCTTGCCGACCGCGGGGTTCCGGTATCTTTGCTGGTCGCACCCCACATCGATGGGAACTGGCACCTGGCCAAGGACCCCGCCACGCTGGCGTTTATCCAGGACCACGCCGACGGGATGATCCTCAACGGGTTTGATCAGGCGGTGCAGGGCAGGCGTGCCGAGTTTGCCACGCTGCCGGCCCATGAGGCGCGCCTGCGGCTAGCTGGGGCGGTGCGCCAGATGCACCGCCTGGGCCTAGACACGGACATGTTTGCGCCCCCGCGGTGGCGCCTGTCCGAGGGCACCCTCCAGGTGGTGCCCCAGTTTGGGTTTTGGGTCGTCGGCAGCACCAAGGGGGTGTGGTACCGGGATCCGGCGGGCCGGTGGGCGCTGGAGCGGGGCCGCAATCTCTCCGTGGGGGAGGGCTTTGGGGCGCCCGGGTGGTGGCGGCGCAACCTCATTACGGCGGCCAGGCGTGGGGCGAGTCGGGGCAATACCGTGCGGCTGTCGGCGTCGGGGCGCAACCTGTGCGAGCCGGAGGTGGCGCGCGACTTTGTTGCTGCAGTCGATGCGGCTGTGCGGGCGGGGGCGCACCCGGCCCGCTACGCGGACTTTGGGCTCCCACATTAA
- a CDS encoding cation:dicarboxylate symporter family transporter produces MVKPSATDLSSGSIKIAEPKKPTKDRTHWLYIGVIIAVVAGIVLGLVAPDVAKNFKILGTMFVSLIKMIVPPVIFCTIVLGVGSVRAAASVGKAGGMALAYFITMSTFALFVGLVVGNVLKPGGGLHAAGAPSEMVKKTIEHNEEGGGVAGFVHGIIPDSFFSAFTGSYNAPEHTVSVLQVLLIALLVGFAVQSMGPKGEPILSFVAHLQRLVFKILGWILWLAPIGAFGAIAHVVGASGIKAVGQLAYLMLGFYITCFIFVFVILGLVLKVFTGHSIFRLVKYLGREFLLIFATSSSESALPNLMRKMEHIGVEKSTVGIVVPTGYSFNLDGTAIYLTMAAIFISDAMDMPMSMGEQIGLLAFMIIAAKGAAGVSGAGIATLAAGLQSYKPALLGGVDIILGIDKFMSEARALTNFAGNSVATLLVGKWTGTVDQDQVRRVLHGEDPYVPHEDDDEHGDFRRDPSVENPAYERLQPTPQINLEAYQNTHADK; encoded by the coding sequence ATGGTTAAACCCTCCGCAACGGACCTGTCTTCTGGCTCCATCAAAATTGCTGAGCCTAAGAAGCCCACGAAGGACCGTACCCACTGGCTCTACATCGGAGTCATCATCGCCGTGGTCGCCGGTATCGTCCTGGGGCTCGTTGCCCCGGACGTGGCCAAGAATTTCAAAATTCTGGGCACCATGTTCGTCAGCCTGATCAAGATGATCGTCCCGCCGGTGATCTTCTGCACCATCGTGCTGGGTGTGGGGTCCGTGCGCGCGGCGGCGTCGGTAGGCAAGGCCGGCGGCATGGCACTGGCGTACTTCATCACCATGTCCACCTTCGCGCTCTTCGTGGGCCTGGTCGTGGGCAACGTGCTCAAGCCGGGCGGCGGGCTGCACGCCGCGGGCGCGCCGAGCGAGATGGTGAAAAAGACCATCGAGCACAATGAGGAAGGCGGCGGCGTCGCCGGCTTCGTCCACGGCATCATCCCGGACTCCTTCTTCTCCGCGTTCACCGGCTCCTACAACGCCCCCGAGCACACCGTCTCCGTGCTCCAGGTGCTGCTCATCGCGCTGCTTGTCGGCTTTGCGGTGCAGTCTATGGGGCCCAAGGGGGAGCCGATCTTGAGCTTCGTTGCGCATCTGCAGCGCCTGGTGTTCAAGATCCTGGGCTGGATCCTGTGGCTTGCCCCCATCGGCGCGTTCGGCGCCATCGCCCACGTGGTCGGCGCCAGCGGCATCAAGGCCGTGGGGCAGCTGGCCTACCTCATGCTCGGGTTCTACATCACCTGCTTCATCTTCGTGTTCGTCATCTTGGGCCTGGTGCTCAAGGTCTTCACCGGGCACAGCATCTTCCGCCTGGTCAAGTACCTGGGCCGGGAGTTCCTGCTCATCTTCGCCACCTCCTCGTCGGAGTCGGCGCTGCCCAACCTCATGCGCAAGATGGAGCATATTGGTGTGGAAAAGTCCACGGTGGGCATCGTGGTCCCCACGGGATACTCCTTCAACCTGGACGGCACTGCTATCTACCTGACCATGGCCGCCATCTTCATCTCTGACGCCATGGACATGCCCATGAGTATGGGCGAGCAGATCGGCCTGCTGGCCTTCATGATCATCGCGGCCAAGGGTGCCGCCGGCGTGTCCGGCGCGGGCATTGCCACCCTGGCCGCGGGCCTGCAGTCCTACAAGCCGGCCCTGCTCGGCGGCGTGGACATCATCCTGGGCATCGATAAGTTCATGTCCGAGGCCCGCGCGCTGACCAACTTCGCCGGCAACTCGGTGGCCACCCTGCTGGTGGGCAAGTGGACGGGCACCGTGGATCAGGACCAGGTGCGCCGCGTCCTCCACGGCGAGGACCCCTACGTCCCCCACGAGGACGACGATGAGCACGGCGACTTCCGCCGCGACCCCTCGGTGGAAAACCCCGCCTACGAGCGCCTCCAGCCCACCCCCCAGATCAACCTGGAGGCCTACCAAAACACGCACGCGGATAAGTAA
- a CDS encoding S9 family peptidase has protein sequence MAELTPPIAPIHPQDRVTHGKTFVDDYEWLRDKDAPETLAYLEAENAYTEQETAHLKPLQDAIYEEIRSRIKETDMSVPQRAGNYWYYGRTEEGKSYGVSCRVAVDPDGDPWVPPQLPVDSGEEVILDLNELAEGHEFFSLGASAVTTSGRYLAYSVDTRGDERFTLRVKDLSTGELLADELEGVFYGATWAGESHIFYQRVDDAWRPDTVWRHRLGTPQSADVCVFTEEDARFNTGVGGTRSEKYILVESASKLTSETWVIPTADPERAPELLWEREAGVEYSVDHAVVAGSDRWLVTHNALGPNFSVGECAVDEPLPGLRQLQEIIAHREDVRIEGVDTYAGHIVAAYRRGGIGRAAIMLLDEGGYTEFKELEFDEELYTVGVMGNPEWDAPVIRITYGSFITPAQLYDVAVATGARTLLKEQEVLGGYDPADYTAYRLWVDGIPVSVVHRADVDTTVANPVLLYGYGSYEASTDPGFSVARLSLLDRGMIFVVAHVRGGGELGRGWYDHGKMGEKKNTFTDFVAVADALIAKGMTTPEMMVAEGGSAGGLLMGAVANMAPDRFCGIEAVVPFVDPLTSMLKPELPLTVTEWDEWGDPLHDPEAYDYMASYAPYENVTAQEYPNILAVTSLNDTRVLYVEPAKWIARLRATATGGHFLLKTEMAAGHGGVSGRYARWRQTAFEYAWLVHTATGRLD, from the coding sequence ATGGCAGAACTAACACCCCCCATTGCGCCGATCCACCCGCAGGACCGCGTCACCCACGGCAAGACCTTCGTGGATGACTACGAGTGGCTGCGCGACAAAGACGCCCCAGAAACGCTCGCCTACCTGGAGGCAGAAAACGCCTACACCGAGCAGGAAACGGCGCACCTCAAGCCGCTGCAAGACGCCATCTATGAGGAGATCCGCTCCCGGATCAAAGAAACCGACATGTCCGTGCCACAGCGCGCCGGGAACTACTGGTATTACGGGCGCACCGAGGAGGGCAAGAGCTACGGGGTGTCCTGCCGGGTGGCCGTGGACCCTGATGGGGACCCGTGGGTGCCGCCGCAGCTGCCCGTGGACTCCGGCGAGGAGGTCATCTTGGACCTCAACGAGCTGGCTGAGGGCCACGAATTCTTCTCCCTGGGTGCCTCGGCGGTGACCACCTCCGGGCGCTACCTGGCCTACTCCGTGGACACCCGCGGCGATGAGCGCTTCACCCTGCGGGTCAAGGACCTGTCCACCGGGGAGCTGCTTGCAGACGAACTCGAGGGCGTCTTCTACGGCGCGACCTGGGCGGGGGAGAGCCACATCTTTTATCAGCGCGTCGATGACGCGTGGCGGCCGGACACGGTGTGGCGCCACCGGCTGGGCACCCCGCAAAGCGCCGACGTGTGCGTGTTCACGGAAGAGGACGCCCGGTTTAATACCGGCGTGGGTGGCACGCGCTCAGAAAAGTACATCCTGGTCGAGTCCGCCTCCAAGCTGACCTCGGAGACGTGGGTGATTCCTACGGCGGATCCGGAGCGCGCCCCAGAGCTGCTGTGGGAGCGCGAGGCCGGGGTGGAATATAGCGTCGATCACGCCGTGGTGGCGGGATCGGACCGCTGGCTGGTCACCCACAATGCCCTGGGCCCGAACTTTTCAGTGGGCGAGTGCGCGGTGGATGAGCCGCTGCCCGGGCTGCGTCAGTTGCAGGAGATCATCGCGCACCGCGAGGATGTGCGCATCGAGGGCGTGGACACCTACGCCGGGCACATCGTTGCCGCCTACCGCCGCGGCGGGATCGGCCGCGCGGCCATCATGCTGCTGGATGAGGGCGGCTACACGGAATTTAAGGAACTCGAATTCGACGAGGAGCTCTACACCGTGGGGGTGATGGGCAACCCCGAATGGGACGCCCCCGTCATCCGCATCACCTACGGGTCCTTTATCACCCCGGCACAGCTTTACGACGTCGCGGTGGCCACCGGGGCGCGCACACTACTCAAGGAGCAGGAAGTCCTCGGCGGCTACGATCCGGCGGACTATACCGCCTACCGGCTGTGGGTGGACGGCATTCCTGTGTCCGTGGTGCACCGCGCCGACGTGGATACCACCGTGGCCAACCCGGTGCTGCTGTATGGGTACGGGTCCTATGAGGCGTCCACGGACCCGGGGTTTTCCGTGGCGCGGCTGTCGCTGCTTGATCGCGGCATGATTTTTGTGGTCGCCCACGTGCGGGGCGGCGGCGAGCTGGGGCGCGGCTGGTATGACCACGGCAAGATGGGGGAGAAGAAGAACACGTTTACTGACTTTGTGGCGGTGGCCGACGCGCTGATTGCCAAGGGCATGACCACCCCGGAGATGATGGTCGCGGAGGGCGGCTCGGCGGGCGGGCTGCTCATGGGCGCGGTGGCCAACATGGCGCCGGATCGCTTCTGCGGCATCGAGGCGGTGGTGCCCTTCGTGGACCCGCTGACCTCCATGCTCAAGCCGGAGTTGCCGCTGACGGTTACCGAGTGGGACGAGTGGGGCGACCCGCTGCACGACCCGGAGGCCTATGACTACATGGCTTCCTATGCGCCCTATGAGAACGTGACGGCCCAGGAATATCCGAATATTTTGGCCGTGACCTCCCTGAACGATACGCGGGTGCTCTACGTTGAGCCCGCCAAGTGGATCGCCCGGCTGCGGGCGACGGCCACCGGCGGGCACTTCCTGCTCAAGACGGAGATGGCCGCCGGTCATGGCGGAGTCTCTGGGCGTTATGCCCGGTGGCGCCAGACGGCGTTTGAGTATGCGTGGCTCGTGCACACCGCTACCGGCCGACTGGACTAG
- a CDS encoding aminotransferase class IV, which yields MDSWLATDGAVYNLDAHLRRWRDGCRQVFGTEPPEVAVRTQRAGRWFPQVWFDGQTAGMDWRPAPARRSVTRLWIPPCSDERCWPTVKGPDMPWQLGLRAQARNQGCDDAVLHRDGWLVEAACGTIVYEWRGQLCVPPGPRLASVTLTRLPAVIERPVEIAQLAHLNAWWLSSLHGVTPVSAWVPSTPWQN from the coding sequence GTGGATTCTTGGCTTGCCACCGACGGCGCGGTGTATAACCTGGACGCCCACCTGCGGCGCTGGCGGGACGGCTGCCGGCAGGTGTTCGGCACTGAACCGCCTGAGGTGGCTGTGCGCACGCAGCGGGCGGGACGCTGGTTCCCGCAGGTGTGGTTCGACGGGCAGACCGCGGGCATGGACTGGCGGCCTGCGCCGGCGCGGCGCAGTGTGACCCGGCTGTGGATCCCGCCGTGCAGCGACGAGCGCTGCTGGCCCACCGTCAAGGGCCCGGACATGCCGTGGCAGCTTGGGCTGCGCGCCCAGGCCCGCAACCAGGGCTGCGATGACGCCGTGCTGCACCGCGATGGCTGGCTGGTGGAGGCCGCCTGCGGGACCATCGTCTACGAGTGGCGCGGGCAGCTGTGCGTCCCGCCCGGCCCGCGGCTGGCCTCGGTGACGCTGACGCGCCTGCCTGCGGTCATCGAGCGGCCCGTCGAGATAGCGCAACTGGCACACCTCAACGCGTGGTGGCTGTCCTCGCTGCACGGGGTGACGCCCGTGAGCGCGTGGGTACCATCGACGCCATGGCAGAACTAA
- a CDS encoding chorismate-binding protein codes for MAPASRLRIHVIDNRDSFTWNIVAALQECGAQVTVADHQCPLPSGGVDAFVISPGPGHPGVAADVGVSREALESGLPVLGVCLGHQLMAHVCGGRVEQVSAAHGQVVDIVHDSSPLFDALPSPFPAVRYNSLGVTELPAELVATAWDSSGAIMALEHRQRPWWGVQFHPESAGAVQARAVLANFVRLIERPRVWHRFVGRLDLRPQDLVGQDNCFWLDDARETGWSFVGCGRPGPPRMMRADTSACPCPAVLGWVGWLTYEGQAEGLWVDSCVAFGPDGVHLLSLSEEGLERLRPEGEASISEPKQLHLRCRDTREQYVRKVREIQQLIAQGQTYEACLTTQLSGPDPGVGLAEYLALRAAHPSQFGAFMRIGGTTLMSTSPETFLSVRDGRVVSRPIKGTRPRGATPADDAALAADLATHPKDAAENLMIVDLVRNDLGHVCVPGSVRVEELCQVETFPSVHQLVSTVTGQLEGTDPWVAVRAAFPGGSMTGAPKVRTMELLAGIEGQPRGVYSGAFGWVGVGGEAELAMTIRTLIARDGTLSWGVGGAVLAASDPQEEYAEIITKATALRAIATVEFD; via the coding sequence TTGGCTCCTGCGTCTAGGCTGCGCATCCACGTCATCGATAATCGGGATTCTTTTACTTGGAATATCGTGGCGGCGTTGCAGGAGTGCGGCGCGCAGGTCACCGTAGCGGATCACCAGTGCCCGCTGCCCAGTGGAGGCGTGGATGCTTTTGTGATTTCTCCCGGCCCGGGCCATCCTGGGGTGGCCGCGGATGTGGGGGTTAGCCGGGAGGCGTTGGAGAGCGGGCTGCCGGTGCTGGGGGTGTGCCTGGGCCATCAGCTCATGGCGCACGTGTGCGGCGGGCGCGTGGAGCAGGTGTCTGCCGCGCACGGCCAGGTGGTGGACATTGTGCACGATTCTTCGCCGCTTTTCGACGCCCTCCCGTCACCCTTTCCTGCAGTCCGGTACAACTCGCTGGGGGTCACCGAACTGCCCGCGGAGCTTGTTGCTACCGCGTGGGATAGTAGTGGCGCGATCATGGCGCTGGAGCACCGCCAGCGGCCCTGGTGGGGGGTGCAATTTCATCCGGAGTCTGCGGGTGCGGTGCAGGCGCGGGCGGTGCTGGCTAACTTTGTGCGCCTGATTGAGCGGCCGCGGGTGTGGCATCGCTTTGTGGGGCGGCTTGACCTGCGCCCGCAGGATCTGGTGGGCCAGGACAATTGCTTTTGGCTTGACGATGCCCGCGAGACCGGCTGGAGCTTCGTGGGGTGTGGGCGTCCTGGCCCGCCTCGAATGATGCGCGCGGACACGAGCGCGTGCCCCTGCCCGGCGGTGCTCGGGTGGGTCGGCTGGCTGACCTATGAGGGCCAGGCCGAAGGGCTGTGGGTGGATTCGTGCGTGGCATTCGGCCCGGACGGGGTGCACCTGCTTAGCCTCAGCGAGGAGGGGCTGGAGCGCCTGCGTCCGGAAGGGGAGGCGTCGATAAGCGAGCCGAAGCAGCTGCACCTGCGGTGCCGGGACACCCGCGAGCAGTACGTGCGCAAGGTGCGTGAGATTCAGCAGCTCATCGCCCAAGGGCAGACCTATGAGGCGTGCCTGACCACGCAGCTCAGTGGGCCGGATCCGGGCGTGGGGCTGGCCGAATACCTGGCGCTGCGCGCCGCGCACCCCAGCCAGTTCGGCGCCTTCATGCGCATTGGCGGAACCACCCTGATGTCCACGAGCCCGGAGACGTTCCTGTCCGTGCGCGACGGCAGGGTTGTCTCGCGGCCGATCAAGGGCACCCGGCCGCGGGGTGCCACCCCCGCCGACGATGCCGCGCTGGCCGCGGACCTGGCCACCCACCCGAAGGACGCAGCCGAAAACCTCATGATCGTGGACCTGGTGCGCAATGATCTTGGGCACGTGTGCGTGCCGGGCAGCGTGCGGGTTGAAGAACTCTGCCAGGTGGAGACGTTTCCCAGCGTGCACCAGCTGGTCAGCACCGTGACCGGGCAGTTGGAGGGGACGGACCCCTGGGTGGCGGTGCGCGCGGCGTTTCCTGGCGGGTCGATGACCGGGGCGCCAAAAGTGCGCACCATGGAGCTGCTGGCGGGAATTGAGGGCCAGCCGCGGGGCGTGTACTCGGGCGCGTTCGGGTGGGTCGGCGTGGGCGGCGAGGCGGAGCTGGCCATGACCATCCGCACCCTGATCGCCCGCGACGGGACCTTAAGTTGGGGCGTGGGCGGGGCGGTGCTGGCGGCGTCGGACCCGCAGGAGGAGTACGCGGAGATCATCACCAAGGCCACCGCCTTGCGGGCAATCGCGACGGTGGAGTTTGACTGA
- a CDS encoding phosphoribosylaminoimidazolesuccinocarboxamide synthase — protein MRPELSEYAHVSAGKVREIYEVDEDHLLMVASDRISAFDYILDTEIPDKGRILTAMSFFFFDALDYPNHLAGAADDPCIPEKVLGRSMVCRKLTMIPFECVARGYLTGSALTEYQQTGSVCGNELPAGLVEASRLPEPIFTPATKAEQGEHDENVDFQYVVDKIGQARAEELRAATLRIYEQAAAIAQEHGLVLADTKLEFGVTEDGTLVLADEVLTPDSSRYWPAKGYEPGKVQPSFDKQFVRNWLLSAKSGWDRKSGEQPPALPGSVVEATRERYVEAYERISGEKFGKWVGSCV, from the coding sequence ATGCGTCCTGAACTCTCCGAGTACGCCCATGTTTCGGCCGGAAAAGTCCGCGAGATCTATGAGGTTGATGAGGACCACCTGTTGATGGTGGCCTCTGACCGGATCTCTGCGTTTGATTACATCTTGGATACTGAGATCCCGGATAAGGGCCGAATCCTCACGGCGATGAGTTTCTTCTTCTTTGATGCCCTGGATTACCCCAATCATTTGGCTGGTGCGGCGGATGATCCGTGCATCCCGGAAAAGGTGTTGGGCCGGTCTATGGTGTGCCGGAAGTTGACCATGATTCCTTTCGAGTGCGTGGCCCGGGGCTACCTGACGGGTTCTGCGCTCACGGAGTATCAGCAGACCGGTTCCGTGTGCGGCAATGAGCTGCCGGCGGGCCTTGTTGAGGCCTCGCGCCTTCCGGAGCCGATTTTTACGCCCGCCACCAAGGCTGAGCAGGGCGAGCATGATGAAAACGTCGATTTTCAGTACGTGGTGGACAAGATTGGGCAGGCACGCGCGGAGGAGCTGCGTGCGGCCACGCTGCGCATCTATGAGCAGGCTGCCGCGATTGCGCAGGAGCACGGTTTGGTGTTGGCGGATACCAAGCTGGAGTTTGGTGTGACGGAGGACGGCACGCTGGTGTTGGCAGATGAGGTGCTGACCCCGGATTCTTCGCGCTATTGGCCGGCGAAGGGCTATGAGCCGGGGAAGGTGCAGCCGAGCTTCGATAAGCAGTTTGTGCGCAATTGGTTGCTCAGCGCGAAGTCGGGTTGGGACCGCAAGTCGGGGGAGCAGCCGCCGGCGTTGCCGGGCTCGGTGGTGGAGGCCACCCGCGAGCGCTATGTGGAGGCCTATGAGCGTATTTCCGGCGAGAAGTTTGGTAAGTGGGTTGGCTCCTGCGTCTAG
- the purB gene encoding adenylosuccinate lyase has protein sequence MAAMKISNVLASRYASAEMTQLWSPEHKIVLERQLWIAVMRAQQSLGVDIPTEAIDAYQAVIDQVDLDSIARREAVTRHDVKARIEEFNALAGFEHIHKGMTSRDLTENVEQLQIYRSLRIVRSKALAILARLAEHAHQYESLVMAGRSHNVAAQATTLGKRFASAANEMLIAVERVDDLLSRYPLRGIKGPMGTAQDMLDLLGSEDALAQLETAVAQHLGVERTLDSVGQVYPRSLDLDAVSALVQLGAGPSSLAHTIRLMAGNETVTEGFKEGQVGSSAMPHKMNARSCERVCGFQVILRGYLTMAADLAGQQWNEGDVFCSVVRRVALPDAFFAFDGMCETFLTVLREFGAFPAMIDRELERYLPFLATTRILMAAVRAGVGRETAHEVIKENAVAMALDMRNNGAEQNLVERLAEDDRLPLSREQLEAALADRHAFIGAAESQVDRVVARVEELVKEDPQAASYSGGEII, from the coding sequence ATGGCGGCCATGAAGATCTCAAACGTCCTGGCATCGCGGTACGCATCCGCGGAAATGACTCAGCTGTGGAGTCCGGAGCACAAGATCGTTCTGGAGCGGCAGCTGTGGATTGCAGTCATGCGCGCCCAGCAGTCACTGGGCGTTGACATTCCGACGGAAGCCATCGACGCCTACCAGGCCGTCATCGACCAGGTGGACCTTGACTCCATCGCGCGGCGCGAAGCCGTCACGCGCCACGATGTCAAGGCCCGCATCGAAGAGTTCAACGCCCTTGCCGGCTTCGAACACATTCATAAGGGGATGACCAGTAGGGACCTCACCGAAAACGTTGAGCAGCTGCAAATCTATCGCTCGCTGCGCATCGTCCGATCCAAGGCGTTAGCCATTCTGGCGCGCCTAGCTGAGCATGCCCACCAGTATGAGAGCCTCGTCATGGCGGGTCGCTCGCACAATGTTGCGGCGCAGGCCACCACGCTCGGTAAGCGCTTCGCCTCAGCGGCCAATGAGATGCTCATCGCCGTGGAGCGGGTCGATGACCTCCTGAGCCGCTACCCGCTGCGCGGCATCAAGGGGCCGATGGGCACCGCCCAAGACATGCTCGACCTGCTTGGCAGCGAGGATGCGCTGGCGCAGCTGGAGACGGCGGTCGCGCAGCACCTCGGCGTGGAGCGCACCCTCGACTCGGTGGGCCAGGTCTACCCCCGCTCTCTTGACCTGGATGCGGTCAGTGCGCTGGTGCAATTGGGTGCGGGCCCGAGTTCTTTGGCGCACACGATTCGCCTGATGGCCGGCAATGAGACGGTCACGGAGGGGTTCAAGGAGGGGCAAGTCGGATCGTCTGCCATGCCGCACAAGATGAATGCGCGGTCGTGTGAGCGCGTGTGCGGCTTCCAGGTGATCCTGCGCGGCTATCTCACCATGGCGGCGGATCTTGCTGGGCAGCAGTGGAACGAGGGTGATGTCTTTTGTTCGGTGGTGCGCCGGGTGGCGCTGCCGGACGCGTTCTTTGCGTTCGATGGGATGTGTGAAACATTCCTGACCGTGTTGCGTGAGTTTGGCGCATTCCCGGCGATGATTGATCGCGAGTTGGAGCGCTATCTGCCGTTCTTGGCCACGACCAGGATTTTGATGGCCGCCGTGCGCGCCGGGGTGGGCCGGGAGACCGCCCATGAGGTGATCAAGGAAAATGCGGTGGCGATGGCTCTGGATATGCGCAACAACGGTGCGGAGCAGAACCTGGTGGAGCGGCTGGCTGAGGATGATCGTTTGCCGCTGTCGCGCGAGCAGTTGGAGGCGGCGTTGGCGGATCGGCACGCGTTTATTGGGGCTGCGGAGTCTCAGGTTGATCGGGTTGTTGCCCGCGTGGAGGAGCTGGTCAAGGAGGATCCTCAGGCGGCGTCGTATAGCGGTGGGGAGATCATCTAG